Sequence from the Cucumis sativus cultivar 9930 chromosome 1, Cucumber_9930_V3, whole genome shotgun sequence genome:
ATAGCAAAAACCCAATTGAgcaaaacatattttttttgaatgtAATGCAGTTGGTTTATAATCAAAAGATATTATTTTGGCATTCCTAAACTTTCtaatttgagaagaaaaaaagaatctaGAGAGAATAAGAGTTAAAAGGCAAAACTAAAATCTGATGAGTTGGAAAAAACTTAGAAAGTTAGAAAGGATTggttaaagaattttttttttgagaaaagcAATATCTAAGCCAAAAAGTTTGGAAAAATCAGTTTACTGTTGTTATGAATTGGCTGTCAACGAAACCAACATTTATAGGAGACATTGAGTTCCTGTAGTTTAGGAACCATGGATTGGCTATCCGTTTGTAATGCCAATCTTAATCAACAAAGATTTAATTAcccaaaaaactaaaagacataaaaaaaaaattatctaaattttagCTTTTCTGTATGAAGGATTTGGCTCCTCTCCTTAAAATCCcactgttttttcttcttctctcttggCTTGTCTCTTTATAGAGAAGGTTCCAATGCAGTAAATTCCAtttggttctttttctttttttcttttttcccttctttcttcttcttcttcttcttcttctttaggATCTTCCATCAATCCTAACCCAAAAagctctttcttttcaatccCATTTTGAATCTTCCCCTTCTGTGTTGTGCttcaaaaaaaacaaaaaaaaaaaacaaaaaacaaaaaaaaggccttagaatatatatctttttgttgtttgttggatctgtatatataaaattttatgtaaataaGTTTTGTGAACGGTTGGTTTTCATTTTCCCCTTGAGAAACCTTCAACACAGCTGACCAgaggaataaaaaaacaaattttttctgtaaaaaatttgaaaatttttccttcACCCCACTATTTCATCTGCGttagttaaaaatatttatcttttttttctttctgtgcCATTCAAGTCTTTTTAAAGGCTTGTTTTGGTCACATTTCATGGCTACCGGAGGCTGGTGTGGTTTAGGCCCTTTGCTGTTTCGTAAAAAGGCTTATGGACTCGAGGTTTGTTCTAtctttccatatatatatatatatatatatatctaatatttctcaaatccatagcattttttaaaagctttGTTAGCATTTTTCCCCTGTCTCTATAGCTCTGTGTAATGATGAATGTTCTAATGTTTAACAATCCCATTTCCAGACTcattcttctctttcattttccatcTGTCCTATGGGGAAGTGGGTTTGCTTAAAGAAGGTCAAagctttttttccattttctttcctttgatCTTTCCTTGTAttgttcaataattttatgCGCCCTCAGATTTTCTGGTGTCATCATCGAGCAAACGTGAGGACTTGGGGCTCAAATGGAATTGGGGgtttttgtttgctttggTTTGGATTCCtagaaaatttgattcttGTAGAAATTTGGGGGTTTTCATCATATGGTTGTTTCTTCCCTTTTGGGACTTTCAATCccctgttttcttttcttttttttcccaaaacaTGAGATCAAACAGAACAGccaaaagaattttgaacttgattaaaaaaaatgaagaaaataaggcTTTGACTTggcttattttttgtttttgtagaCAATGAAGAGCTCTTCTTACGTGTTCTCAAAGACATATTCTAAGAAACTGAAGCTTTCCAAAGGTGCTAGAAGTAAGAAGTCTTCAGGATGCAAAgataattttgttcaaatgATGGAGCTaaggaagaaaattttgattcttagAGATATCATTGATTTGCCTTCTTTAGAACGCTCTGCTTCTATAAATGAGgtaacttttctttaattcttatgttacttaattcttttttcatatttcttatgaTATTCAAGTTGACTTTTGGATCATAtactcttttaaatttaatctagTTGAccaaatattaatgaaatgtGGATTTCCTAGCTGCTTAATGGCCAAGGAATCAAGAACTGTACCTCTTCTGTTATGGATATTTCTTGTgtatttgtttggtttgtttgCAGATTGCTTTTTTCTATCATCATGTGTTTGAAATATCTTGATTTCTGATGGGTTTTGTGGCAGCTGGTGGTGGGAACGATGGAAGATCTTCAAAAGCTTTATCCCGAAATCATTTCGGATATCCAATATTCCGAAATGAAGACGACATGTATTGAACAGGTATGTCTTGGTAATGAAATTATGTTCTTGAGTGTACGTGATGGTGTTTGTTAGAAACTTAGAGGAAATAATGTCATGTATCAGAGTCTTGCCTACTTCTGCACTGCACTGAAATCGATTGGCGATTCGTGGATGCTGAACCATGAGTGGAGAGACAAatctaaatataatttgtCATCATTTCAGGAAAACTCCAGCTTCCAAGAAATTGGTCAGTTTTCAAGTTTTCTagagtttaattttgtagAGAATGTAAGATtcataattgataaaaacatttcCTTTTTGTAGTTGAATCTGTGTTGGGTATTATTGATTGCATCGTTAGTATGGCGAACGAAAGGTTTGATGCGATGGACGAATTTGTTAACTCAAAGGACTCTTCTTATTCAAGAACTAGTTCCTTTGGTAAGAGCTCAAGTTCGACAGATTCATGCTCCGAAACCAATAGCTCTTGCTGCTCTTCGCCAGAAACTCCGACATCCGTCCTTGCAAACTTTCGAAACAGTGAAAGAAAATCTTCTGAAAAGGAGAAAGTCTCTTGTAGCTCTCCCCTTTTATGGTCTCTTAGAGTTCAAGCAGTGGAAAAGTTGAACCCCATTGATGTCAAGCACCTTTTGCTTCCTAGGTTGTCTCACTGCGGAGTAAATGTCTGCCCCGCCCCAACCAGAGTGGCGATCGTTGAGGAATCAATGATGGATTTGGATGACAAGCTCCCCTCTGAAAACACTGATGCTGCTGATGCAAATAATGAAATGGAAGTGTGTGATattaaagaagagaaggattTGAGCAAGGAAGCTAGTCAAAAGGCAGATAGAAATGAGGAAATCGAAGTGTTTgataacaaagaagaaaaattgaatttaagcAGGACAGCCAGTCTAAAAGCAgatagaaatgaagaaattgaagtgATTGATATCGAAGAAGAGAAGTTGTGTTTGAACAGGACAAATAGCCAAAAGGACATTGCTGAGAGAACCGATGATTTTGATTCCCAAGCTACTGCAACTGTTCAAGAATTGCCTACGTCAGATTTACCAACTGTTGTATCAAAGCCCTTACCGCTGCTACCCCCGATGgctccccctccccctcccccccCACCGCCTGCCCGAGATCTGGAACCCTCCCTTGTCACCCTGCAACTGCCAACGCCAACGCCACcacctccaccaccaccaccaatGATGCAACAAAATGCAGTATTAGCTCAACAACTTTCACAGCCACCTCCTCCACCTCCAGTGCCTCAGATGAAAGCACAGCCTGCTGCAGCAGGGCCAAATGTGCCTCCTCCACCTCCACAATTGTTAAAGGTAATCGAAACAGCGATCAAAGTCAGTgtaccaccaccaccaccaccatcaaACACTACTGGAACGATGGTGAGAGCAGGTGTACCGCCACCTCCACCTATGGCGCCCTCAAAAGGGCGTGCAGGTCCAGCACCACCCCCTCCTGGGATGGCCCAAGGCAATGGGTTTGCTCCACCACCACCGCCACCAGGTGGTGCATTAAGGTCCTTGCGCGCCAAGAAAGCCTCTACCAAACTAAAAAGATCTCATCATTTGGGAAATCTTTACCGGACACTCAAAGGAAAGGTGGAGGGATCCAATCAAAATCTTAAATCGGCTAATGGAAGGAAAGGTGGCGTCGGGAACAGTAACGGAGGAAAACAAGGAATGGCTGATGCATTGGCAGAGATGACAAAAAGGTATGAGCTTCTCTTTCTTAAAGTGCACAACAAATGCAATAGAATAACAAACTTCTGAAGGAAACAAAGTACTGAAATATGCAGcatatacataaattttgtttcttttcttgggGTGTTTCAGATCAGCATACTTCcagcaaattgaagaagatgttAAAAAACACGCAAAATCGATCACGGCGCTTAAACCTTCCATTTCATCTTTCCAATCATCAGACATGAAGGACCTGCTCCTTTTCCACAAGCAAGTGGAATCTGTACTAGAGAATTTAACTGATGAATCACAGGTTTGTACAAATTCTGCTTTGTCTAAGTTTCTAATCTTGCTTTCAAACATTGTTTTATTCAGAAGAATATTTTGTATTGTCTCAATATTGTAGGTACTAGCAAGGTTTGAAGGATTTCCCAtaaaaaagttggaaactTTGAGAATTGCAGCAGCATTATATCTAAAATTAGATACAATTGTCTTTCAGCTACAGAATTGGAAGTTTGTTTCTCCCATGGGAGCGCTTCTGGACCGAGTCGAAAACTACTTCACTAAGGTAGTTTTGCTTagatttttttgaagaattgaGGATTGAGCTTACTATATCTCATCAGCCTCAGCCTGTTGCACCATGTCGTATATGAACAATTGCTTTTGTCTCTGCTATGAAAAACAGATCAAAGGAGAAGTCGATGCACTTGAACGAACCAAGGATGAAGAATCAAAGAGATTCCGGGGTCACGgtattcaatttgatttcagTGTGTTAATACGGATCAAGGAATCAATGGTGGACGTTTCTTCTGGCTGCATGGAGTTGGCGTTGAAGGTGGTCTCCCAAACTTTATTActcaattaaaagtttaactGATCagctaaataataaatttcatcGAGAAATTATTATGGTAAATGACTAgcaaagtttcaaattttattcctATGGACAGGACATTAACGGttagaaacataaaatttttctatattttgtaaatacttttctatatttaaaaatgctcTAATTTCATCTGTGTGCTTGATTTATATCTAtaggaaaaaagagagttgaAGGCAGCAGCAGAGAAGAGCCGAAAAGGAGGCCGATCTGACAATTCGAACAAGGCATCTTCAAAGATGCTATGGAGGGCATTCCAATTCGCATACCGAGTTTACACATTCGCCGGTGGACACGACGACCGTGCTGATAGACTGACCAGAGAATTGGCTGTAGAAATAGAGAGTGAATCTCATCACCTATGATTCTCTCCCCtcttttaaagttgttttcccctcctttcttcttctttttggctgttaagagaaaaaaaaaaaagaactttttttaaaacactgaATCATGTGAGATCAGTGGTTGGTCTTACACCATATCTAGCATTTTACTGTTTGGAATGAATTTATTGAGTAACGTTTGACATTTATGTTGAAGTGCTAAACCTTTTTCCTCTATCTGGATAGGACCCTGTAAAAAAACTATGTAATTAATATGAGCTCTTATGATGCTATGCATAcattacatatattatatatacacaactTATTTACAAAGTAGAAGTCTAATAAACTAGTCTTCACATGTTTTAATATCAATCAACATATTAGTGTACTTTCTTCAGTGTTTGTATgttatgattttcattttgaagaaTATGTTAAGCTCCATATGAAGGAGGCTGAACTCATGGTTAAAGTTGTAGAACCCTAAAATGTTGTCCTTGCTAGTGGCTGTTGTAGAACCCTAACTTTGTcccatattttatttcatcatctttatttttcttatccTTTTACATATCCTTTATTTCTACTGTTGAAAGAAAATCCATTTACTTAAAAACAggtgttttgaattttgaattcacTCACTACTTGTTTTAATCGTGACATATGAGACTTAAAAAtctacataataataatttttttcttcaaggtCATTTTCCTTAATATatcctttatttttgtttgtacaCCATTTTCCCATACATTATTGGACGTCGGCCAATCACACCCTCTAAACCAAAATTGGTGATGACTCAATTTTCCTCCTCTTGGGAACCAGATTGGCCACTTCACATCGCAGACCCACACCTACAGTACGtagtttcaatattattgCAATAGAAAGCCTTAGTTGTTTCTATAAGTCATGTATAGTGTGGTTATATACAACCGAACATTTGTTGTTATAAACAAACGAAAGTGTTGCTATTGAATGAAACATTATTGTCATAAACTCCACACTCCCTCCTAAGACCTCCTCATGCGACCAAGTGGGTTGTGACCGCCAAACACTCAATGTCTATTCTCATTGCGAGATAATACGTTGGACGCCTAGTAAGCGAAATTCTACAACTCATTCTCTTTAATGAGTGGCATAGACTAAATAAGCTAGCCTTCAATGGAAGACTTTATTCAAAGAAACACACTTACTCTGACCAAAGGCTATATCGCCTAAATGATATATTGCATGAACCAACTCCAACGCAAGTCCTCCAACGTATTTAAATGACTAATTAACTCATAACACATCAAATGTTTCAACCAAAAAACTTAAGAAAGAAAGTACTTCGTTAATATGTAGAAGAGTTTACAAAATGTCAACGTCAAGGTAAAATGCAAGTACCCAGTAAAGCTTTAAGTACAAATTCCTTCGCCTAACAAATCTCCATGCTATGCGGTCAGACTAGTGATTACTAACAATAAGATGTGATGCAATAGTCTTCCCGTTATTATGTGATTCcaacacttttaaaaactattgtTAACCATTGAAAtagtcttttttttgtttttttttaatttattgtagtTGTCAAAATTATAGCAATCAagtgaaaatatttcaagataTAGTCCAATGCAAAACAATTTACAAATAGATTTTGGTGGAAGTCTATTAACCATATAATatgtttggaattttttgtaaatattgcTATACATGTCATTATTATATATCCCTACAAATTCTAGCTaattagaagagaaaaaaaaagaatgattgtGAATATAGCTAGTATTGctatcattcaaaattttaattaagtatatagtttTTTGATAAGTTGATATGTaacttattatatattgatatttatatatatggtgCAACTCATTTAACTTAATCTTCACTTTACTACATAGGGTTACTACATTCTCACCTATTTCAATTGcaccttcaaattttcaattaggTTAGTGTGAGGATAAGACACATATACAAgctggaaaaaaaattatggtttgcatcatcttttttctttttcattttaaaatcaatctaaTAAATTGAGTGAAAATAAACCACATATTAGATATTACAATAACAAAGGTTTCTCTCAACGAAGTATTGGATTCACATAAGGATATGCACATGCATATGCACATACACAATTGATTTAACATTagttactatatatataagtatgCTACTCCAATGATGATAAGTATCAATAATGTATATAAGTATGCATATAGACGCACACATATATGTACTTCAATGACAAcatatagaaattaaactatcatgatataaatattatttaacaatAATTACTATATAATTTACATTCAAGTGGATTAGTAACCACACCACTACTTTGTTGTTAtataaaacagaaaagaaaccctatttgtgataaattttaaatgtcaacAATAAACATTTAATAGACAAAAAAGTCATTTTTTGGGTAATTTATATCTATagaaacttataatttttcGTGAGAATATTACCATAACAAGTAATACATGTTAGTAAATGCTTACTATGGATtacaataagaaaattatgaaacatTCAAGAATGACAGATGTGTCTCATTGATGCCTTTTTCTTAATGATCATTTTCAGGACTGAAAGagtaaaaaatgtatttatgacagttttttttagtcttgaaaacttgtttttattgtaattaattcaCACATCTAGATACTGATTTCATTAGTTAAGCAAGCAACTTGGGTTCTTACAATATATACTAACACAATGAAAGTTAAAATTCCATTACaataacattaaataaaagtaattgcCATACATGTTCgtataataaatacatataaacaGAAAGATTATGCAGGTTGGATTGTAggaattaaaatatgaattgaagCGGCCACATTTTATTGAAAGACTGCACACATACAAAGCCCCAAGTTAAAAGATATTGATTCTCACtaatttttgtgtattttattaaattgtctAGCCAAAACTTgtcatttgataatttttttttttcttcaagatattttaacattttcttttatgtaaatGATGAGGAGAGATGCACAAAAATGGACGACGTTTAAAATACACTAATATTACCAGTTGAATAGTTTATCGAAGGGGCTCAAGTTGAATCTTAATTCCTCCAACGGTGACACCTTCTCCACCAACCATAGGTTCAATCTTAACAGCCAAATTTTTATCACGCTCCAAACCCAACCCTTGAATGACCTCAGTTATCACAAAACGCAAAGAGGTTTTATCATGGTGGTGGAGACCATGGGGAATGTTTTTGAAGCTGCCCACAAACTCAAGAAACGCAGCGCACCTGTCCTGCGCCTTATCAACAACATTAACAAGTACATCAAAATGCACCCGAGTAGTTGGATCATACTCCACATCTTCCAACACCAACACCTCATCAACTTCCTCACCGCTCCTATCCTCTTCCGGCCTGTCTACCATTGTGGTTATGTCCGAATTCAAAATCTGGGGGAAGTTGACGATTGGAGGCTCAGATTCTTCAGTTCTTATCCACGGATTTGGGGTGGGGATTTTGTTCATGTGCAACCATGGAAGTGGTACCTCTTGGTAAACATAACCAAGCTTTTCAGTGTCCAAACAATCAGAAACTTTGATATTTACAGCGTTTTTATTCTCATCGTAAAACACAAACGAGGAATTCAACCAATCTGGGTCAATGTGATCTTTTGGATTCCCGTCCAATGTTTTCCAAATATTCCACAACCGGTCTATATTGGCATGGTGAGCATAAAACAACGGATCTAGCGCTGCCGAGTAAAAAGATCCCATGTCTTCAAAATGAGGGGTCTTTGTGCCAAGCCAATCGTGAATGTTATTATGTGGGGATTGTTCAATGGTGCCCATATCAGTGGGATTGGGTGTTTCTCCAGCTTTCAGAACTCTTCCAAGGAAACTTCGAGGGCTTTGGACTTGCATTCGGTCATTCATCCAACGGAGATTGCAATCCACAACGTCAAAAGAATGGTCTTCGGTTTTTCCATTGTAGTTTAGGTAAATCAATTTGTGTGGATCGTGACGTGGATCACGGAGATGATCGTAAAGTGATGAAGATGGGCGGTTGTAGAATTCGGGCATGTACATCCCCGGTGGTGAATCCCAATTCCAAAAGGGTATGGCGAAATTTGGGTTCCCAATATAATGCCTCAAGATTCTCTCGAAGAAGTAGAGATAGGCACGATGAAATGGGAAGAATAACGCGTTGCTATGAACTCCAAATCTAGTTTCTGTGATAGACCCCAACTGGTTGTACACATAATCGCAATATGCACAATGAATTTTAGCTTGATGTAAAAAGCTATGCGGGTCACCTTCATCGagttgttttaatttcttaatgcCACTTTCCAATTCCTCAATTTGGGTCTGGTTCATCAAATGGGCAGCGGGTCGTCGAACATAAGGTTGTTGAATTTTTGGGGGGACGAAATGGAtgatttttccaatttgtGGTGGGCAACAATCCTTGATGCCACCAGGTGTTTTCGCCATATGACAGTTAAAGATATCTGGCGTCAATGGAGCTGCCAACACAGAGCTGGTGGCCGTGACGACGCCATAAAGACCTCCAAGACCGAACAACACTTCTCTACGATCAAATTTGCTTACAGAATCTTCTCCATTATTAGAGGCTGCTTTGCATGAGACATAATTGACAACAACATGtcttttgtttgaagaaatggaggatttggttttggtttgaGAATAGGAAGAAAGTAATAGAAGAGAAGATAAAGAAGCCATAATTTATATTGTAAAGCTTTAATAATTAGCTTGGTGtgtattttgaagttttaggTTGTGGTTTCCTACtctcttatatataaataaaaaagaagattaaagTTTCAATCtctataaagaaaatgtctaTCTTCTCCCTCTCTATCACTTCTCTCTTTGGAATCTATATCTCTAAAAGAAAGTCTCATTTTCTCTAGCTCTACTCATAGCTGCTAGCTAGAAGTTCAACCAGGTTATTAGCATTTACATATCAATATCATGAAATTGGAGAAAGTTTCCCTCTCCTCAACTTTCTCTCAATCCCATGTgtttttgtgtaaaaaaaaaagagtgagtCCATGGAATAACACTTATTCACTCAATTTCCTTATTCTAATAGAATCGAGTCCTACCAAAAACATTATCAAACCTCCACCAAAAATGTTATCAAATGCAATTTGATTGGGGCCTCCTTTGGGAGTTTATGGATCGAGAGAACAATTCACAAATACTGGTCTCCGTCTAGCAACAATAGAATAgaagtttattattaattaattttgccATACACTTAATTATGCTTTAGCCAACTTCCTATCGTTTACCTTTTGTCATTCAACCCTTGTGGACAatatattaatagaatttCCAATCAATTGGTGGTcttaatatgaatatatatatcatattataaGATTTAATCATTTACGTAGTTCTCATAGAATTTACGTCAATATacctatttttttcattcataaaattttttgAACTCtcagaaaaaaagaagatataatacactttgaaaaatttcatattattataatactaCAAGTTTTGGCACATTGtgaagtcttttttttttttttttgttaaggtTGACCGGTTTTGAGGGATCCAATCAAAATTTGGTCAACTTTTACTCAATAAATTAGGCTCCCTCATTCCACAAATTacgaaaaaattaaaacatttttctattactCCATACACGATATACTCGATGTGTACGTTGTCTAGTTTCACGTTACTTGATCCGATGCATATTTGCTTCGACATGCAATTAATACGAGAATAGTCATACAACTGCAATTTGGAGAAAATGATTGACAGACCCGGGACAACCTAATCAAATCAGATTCACTTTTCATATTAGGTTTCCTGACACACATTTACATGGGTCGGTAGTAAGATTTTATTGACTAATGGTTCATACCTACACCAATAGGTGTAAGTTGAATTTTCCCATTACACAGTAACTTTAAGTAGTCAAACAAACACACGTATAAAAAGCACAAAACCCACAATTTATTCAGACACAACACTCACACATATACATAATACCAAAccaaagtttaattaaaattattacacAGGCTGAAGCTGAGCCGTTATCCCTCCAATACTGACGCTTTCTCCACCAAGCTTAGGTTTCATCTTCACAGGAAACTTTGCTTCATTGGAGGCAGCTGGAATAATTCTCTATTAattatacaattattatttggtaACGGGGTTTTCTTCAAATGCTTCCATGAAATGGGtaccttttcataatcatacCCAAGTTTCTTACTGTCCAAACAATCCGAAACTTTGATACGTACAGCGTTTTGATTCTCATCGTAAAACACAAATGTCGAGTTTACCCAACCCTCGTCGGTGTGATCTTGATTCCCCATTTCTTTCCAAATCTTCCACATGCCATCGACATTCACGTGATGAGCGTAAAACAATGGATCTCGTCCTGCGGTCGAAAAATCTCCCATGTCTATACGACCACGTATGTTTTTATTGCCAACCCAATTGTGAACGTTATTATGTGGAGATTGTTCAATGTGCTACCCATGTCATTGTGGGTGGGGACCTTCCCAACTTCAACTATATTTCCAAGGAACCTTCGGGCGCTCGTAACATTCATTCGTTGTTTCATCCAATGGAGTTTACATTCAACAATGTCGAAACCATGGTCTTCGGTTTTTCTGTCGTAGTTAAGataaagcaatttttttttaacatgagAAGTGGATCGCGGAACTTATCGTAAAGCGATGAATTCGGGTCGTTGTAGGGTTCAGTCATATTGTACATGCCATCAGGTGTATCCCAATTCCAAAAAGGTATAGCAAAATCTGGGTTCCCAATCAAAGAACTTAAAAATCTCTCAAAGAAGTAAAGATAAGCACGGTGAGGTGGGAAGAATAAAGCGTTGCTATGAACTTGAACTTTAGCTACTGATTCAGAAGGATGCATCATTGCAATGGGCACAGTGGACATTAGCTTGTTGATACAAACTACGAGGGTCATCGTCACTAAGGGCTCTCATCTTTTCAATCCCTTTTTTCAAATCATCAAGCTGGGTTGTGGTCATTGTATGGGCAGCGGGTCGGATACGGGGTGTTGGAATGACCGGGGGGACAAACTCAATAATTTCTTCGATTTCAGGTGGGCAACATCCATCGTCCCCTGCTGGTGTTTTCCTTTTGTCACGCAGTTAAGAACATCCGGCGACAACAGCGAATCCGCCAATGCAAATAAAGTTATCGCTGCTAAGAGTCGTGACGCCGTGAAGCCCTCCAAGTCCAAACAGTACATCTCTTCTATCAAATTTGGTTAGAGAGTTTCGTCTAGCTTGGGAGTGTGggaaattttcttcatttgaagcTCCGCATGGgacataattattattgtggGCATATCTTTTTTTTGGAGTTAGAGAGATGGATATATATGATTGCTCATATTTGCCTTTGGAATATAAGGGGACGATAGAAGAGAAGATAAGGAAGACATAATTTATGAGCATTGGAGTTTTTTCAGTTATTTCATAATTTGTGTGTTTTCTCTCCTCTCTTcaatagaaagaaaggaaaaactcCAAAATTGTCATTTCGTCCCTAATCTTTTGTgtaattcttaattaatttggtccCTCATTTCTTTAACAATCttactttagggtttagggattttttaaattcttttttatttaaggcATCTCTCTTTGgataagaaattaaagtagGAGATGTGTATAAAAATTTGTTCGCAAATAGTTGTGCATTGTTAAaccatgattttttttttaataaaatagaacaaaacgcaaaaatatttacggtatATAAAACATtcttgaaaatggaaaaaaatccaaaagcCCACAACGtaagataacaaaaatacctTGCAATTAATCGGTCATACACACGCGCAAAAAGCTAATTGGTACATAATCATT
This genomic interval carries:
- the LOC101218792 gene encoding uncharacterized protein At4g04980 isoform X2, producing the protein MATGGWCGLGPLLFRKKAYGLETMKSSSYVFSKTYSKKLKLSKGARSKKSSGCKDNFVQMMELRKKILILRDIIDLPSLERSASINELVVGTMEDLQKLYPEIISDIQYSEMKTTCIEQSLAYFCTALKSIGDSWMLNHEWRDKSKYNLSSFQENSSFQEIVESVLGIIDCIVSMANERFDAMDEFVNSKDSSYSRTSSFGKSSSSTDSCSETNSSCCSSPETPTSVLANFRNSERKSSEKEKVSCSSPLLWSLRVQAVEKLNPIDVKHLLLPRLSHCGVNVCPAPTRVAIVEESMMDLDDKLPSENTDAADANNEMEVCDIKEEKDLSKEASQKADRNEEIEVFDNKEEKLNLSRTASLKADRNEEIEVIDIEEEKLCLNRTNSQKDIAERTDDFDSQATATVQELPTSDLPTVVSKPLPLLPPMAPPPPPPPPPARDLEPSLVTLQLPTPTPPPPPPPPMMQQNAVLAQQLSQPPPPPPVPQMKAQPAAAGPNVPPPPPQLLKVIETAIKVSVPPPPPPSNTTGTMVRAGVPPPPPMAPSKGRAGPAPPPPGMAQGNGFAPPPPPPGGALRSLRAKKASTKLKRSHHLGNLYRTLKGKVEGSNQNLKSANGRKGGVGNSNGGKQGMADALAEMTKRSAYFQQIEEDVKKHAKSITALKPSISSFQSSDMKDLLLFHKQVESVLENLTDESQVLARFEGFPIKKLETLRIAAALYLKLDTIVFQLQNWKFVSPMGALLDRVENYFTKIKGEVDALERTKDEESKRFRGHGIQFDFSVLIRIKESMVDVSSGCMELALKEKRELKAAAEKSRKGGRSDNSNKASSKMLWRAFQFAYRVYTFAGGHDDRADRLTRELAVEIESESHHL
- the LOC101218792 gene encoding uncharacterized protein At4g04980 isoform X1 gives rise to the protein MATGGWCGLGPLLFRKKAYGLETHSSLSFSICPMGKWVCLKKTMKSSSYVFSKTYSKKLKLSKGARSKKSSGCKDNFVQMMELRKKILILRDIIDLPSLERSASINELVVGTMEDLQKLYPEIISDIQYSEMKTTCIEQSLAYFCTALKSIGDSWMLNHEWRDKSKYNLSSFQENSSFQEIVESVLGIIDCIVSMANERFDAMDEFVNSKDSSYSRTSSFGKSSSSTDSCSETNSSCCSSPETPTSVLANFRNSERKSSEKEKVSCSSPLLWSLRVQAVEKLNPIDVKHLLLPRLSHCGVNVCPAPTRVAIVEESMMDLDDKLPSENTDAADANNEMEVCDIKEEKDLSKEASQKADRNEEIEVFDNKEEKLNLSRTASLKADRNEEIEVIDIEEEKLCLNRTNSQKDIAERTDDFDSQATATVQELPTSDLPTVVSKPLPLLPPMAPPPPPPPPPARDLEPSLVTLQLPTPTPPPPPPPPMMQQNAVLAQQLSQPPPPPPVPQMKAQPAAAGPNVPPPPPQLLKVIETAIKVSVPPPPPPSNTTGTMVRAGVPPPPPMAPSKGRAGPAPPPPGMAQGNGFAPPPPPPGGALRSLRAKKASTKLKRSHHLGNLYRTLKGKVEGSNQNLKSANGRKGGVGNSNGGKQGMADALAEMTKRSAYFQQIEEDVKKHAKSITALKPSISSFQSSDMKDLLLFHKQVESVLENLTDESQVLARFEGFPIKKLETLRIAAALYLKLDTIVFQLQNWKFVSPMGALLDRVENYFTKIKGEVDALERTKDEESKRFRGHGIQFDFSVLIRIKESMVDVSSGCMELALKEKRELKAAAEKSRKGGRSDNSNKASSKMLWRAFQFAYRVYTFAGGHDDRADRLTRELAVEIESESHHL
- the LOC101218792 gene encoding uncharacterized protein At4g04980 isoform X3, with protein sequence MATGGWCGLGPLLFRKKAYGLETHSSLSFSICPMGKWVCLKKTMKSSSYVFSKTYSKKLKLSKGARSKKSSGCKDNFVQMMELRKKILILRDIIDLPSLERSASINELVVGTMEDLQKLYPEIISDIQYSEMKTTCIEQSLAYFCTALKSIGDSWMLNHEWRDKSKYNLSSFQENSSFQEIVESVLGIIDCIVSMANERFDAMDEFVNSKDSSYSRTSSFGKSSSSTDSCSETNSSCCSSPETPTSVLANFRNSERKSSEKEKVSCSSPLLWSLRVQAVEKLNPIDVKHLLLPRLSHCGVNVCPAPTRVAIVEESMMDLDDKLPSENTDAADANNEMEVCDIKEEKDLSKEASQKADRNEEIEVFDNKEEKLNLSRTASLKADRNEEIEVIDIEEEKLCLNRTNSQKDIAERTDDFDSQATATVQELPTSDLPTVVSKPLPLLPPMAPPPPPPPPPARDLEPSLVTLQLPTPTPPPPPPPPMMQQNAVLAQQLSQPPPPPPVPQMKAQPAAAGPNVPPPPPQLLKVIETAIKVSVPPPPPPSNTTGTMVRAGVPPPPPMAPSKGRAGPAPPPPGMAQGNGFAPPPPPPGGALRSLRAKKASTKLKRSHHLGNLYRTLKGKVEGSNQNLKSANGRKGGVGNSNGGKQGMADALAEMTKRSAYFQQIEEDVKKHAKSITALKPSISSFQSSDMKDLLLFHKQVESVLENLTDESQLQNWKFVSPMGALLDRVENYFTKIKGEVDALERTKDEESKRFRGHGIQFDFSVLIRIKESMVDVSSGCMELALKEKRELKAAAEKSRKGGRSDNSNKASSKMLWRAFQFAYRVYTFAGGHDDRADRLTRELAVEIESESHHL